The nucleotide window tgatatgtgaaaaaaattctattgtagaataaaaatttctatgaaaaaaatgtcaaaaaaaaacaggccagattagcCTACTGAGctcttaagaaattttgaagttttggCGCTTTTTCGTAGTGGTCAGCATTGAAAATTCGAAAACTAGAATTTAAATCTTTCTAAGCATTACCACTCAACCCCTTCCATTCATTATTTCATTTGCCGCATATTCTTCATGCGCCGATATAGTTAATCGCTCAGTCAATAGCTTTAGGTCAAGCAGGGTTTTGAACTCACCCagcacaacaaataaaaataaaactgaaagcaAATGTATTGCAAATTTAGAAAAAGCTTCAATACTAGCTAAGAGCTTTTCAGCTTGATTTTACAGTAGCAAAAATGCCATATgcaaaaaactttatttatatgtatataagataaGACTATATTATAATTGAGTTCGTCGACCTGTGAGTGCAACGGTACATGAAACTTGCGATTAACTTCATGTCGAAACTATTTACTGTCTACGGGCCTGATCATGTAATTTAGTTTTTCCAAACTTCTAAACattagtttaaaacaaaatcttatagattatacacatttactttaaaattataatattttcggaTGTCTGCTACTATtcatactatattttttattttgaacattCCAAGGTTAACCTTCTctttcttcacctggtctttccaacccagtggagactttctctttttctgctTCCCCTGggtgtactgcgtcgaaaactttcagagctgaagtacTTTCTTCCATTCGGACgttatgacctagccagcgtagccgctttcTCTTAATTGGCCGAACTATGAATAATAAGTGActcatagagtttggtttttgttcgtcaagagagggctttacttctcaattgcctacttagtccgcagtagcacctattggcgagagatattctgcgttgaatatcgaggctgacgttgttgttgatgttgatgctggttccaagatagacgaagtcatctacgacttcaaagttatgactgtcaacagtgatgtgggagCGTAGTCGCGactgcgacaactgtttgtttgatgacaggagatatttcgtcttgctctcgttcgccactagacccatttgcttcgttaCAAAAATCGTATAGATTATATATTCTTGAAAATTGTCACATTTTTGGAGCACAAAATAATACGTAAATGTTGGTAACAAAGCTctcttactaatttttttaatacttttaactCATAAAAACTTaagatagtaaaaaaaaattattcatcaTAAAGATTAGTTGTCATGCTTCTTAGATATTAATAACAAAATCATGTATGGtctaaaatacatataacaGTATAACTCTTTGAAAAtcaataatcatattaatagcAGTGGGGTCTCTTATTTCGCCTCTCCACGGTCAAATTGGTCATAGTACACTACTAAACTTCTGCTTGACTACCGTATTCCACAGACTTTGCCTCATATGACTTCTTTTTGTCTCCAAACCTAAAAATTCCCCAAGAGGGCAGGCGTTTTAGTTGAAAGTATGTTAAGTTATCGTGAATTGAGCCATTTGTGTGTTCTTTGTGTCATAAGCAACTTAGTAGGAACAACTAATCATAAAAATATGGGAATCTCCCTCATAAATGCTAAATGGGTCTGTACTCCAACTACCAAAGTAAAACATCCACAACAAACATTATTAATAGAAAACAAGTTTTAAATCAATTCATACACAAGTACGCCTTCTTATGCATAAAGTTAATTCCTGATACTGATAATGTCAGAGCATGAGAGTATCGAGCAAAGCTAAATCGCAGCAAAACCTGTTTTTATCAAAGCGCGCATTGCCACCGCAAATTAAATGGAAATGGTATTGAaatgttacaaaaataaaatatttacgattAATAATGATGAATGTACTTATGATGCTATATAAAATTGCACAATGATTGTCTGACCATTCAGTTGTTGAAAGCACACTCGCAACGTAAGAAGCAACTGAGTACAGCAGATATTTTATGTATAGCAACAATGGTGGAATTCTGGGGCATATTTGTGGTATTTTCTGCTTGCGCTGCAATCCAGGTATGTTAGCTCCTACAAAATTATGCCACAAAGTATTGCAATGTTTTTGCTGCGCTTTACAGCTGACTGAGTCGCGAATTCAGCACGCTTACCGTCCAACCAGCCTCAGCGACTCCGACGAATTATCGGACATATCAAATAGTATAAGCGACTCGTCCAAAGATGATTCAGGTTCATTTATACAAGCAAATATGTATGAGGACATTTCGGTTACTTCTACGCGTGCAACGCAAGAGACGCAAGCAAATACAGTACCTCACGTGGAACATTCAACAGTAAACGAATCAACCGAATCAAATGTGGAGATCACAACCCCTAGCGCAACTACACGGAAGATACGTTTGAGCTTAGTTGAAAGACGTGAAGCATTAACTGAACTTACCGGAAATCTCATAGCTACATATCGGAAAAATTACGTGGGTAAACCACGTGACATCTTGAAGAAACTTATCCTTGAACTCGAAGCGTCAAGGGCGAAAAGTGACGATGTTAAAGAGAGactaattgaattaaataatactCTAAAAGAACTGACGGCTTTTAACATTGAATCCGATGACTTAGAAGAAGCCGTCGATATTGTCCATGAACTAATTGACGAACTTGATTACCCTGAGGATGAGCCACCACAAGTGATCGCCGCACTCAGAAAAGTTGGTTGGTTGGACATGCGTTACGAGTTGGACGATGAAACACTTGCAATTACTGATAAATTTGGCAAAgcattcaataaatttgtggctaCGCTAACGCCGTGGGAGCGACTGACGGAGGCCGGCTTAGTCGATCTGAACAGACGTTTCAATGAGGTCCCAACTGATGACAAATGGGATTTGTTCACTGAGTTTTGGACATATGTAACAGAGAGCTATAACTAACGTAATAAGAACTTGTATAAGCAGATCTCTTTTATAtagaataatattatttgttgacTTAACattgaagaaatataaaaatttgttaaataaaaagatttatatAAAGTCGTAAAATCaggttttaaatttataaatttcatcaaggcctaaatttttatacttatgtacgacgtttttatttctaaaatagaGCACTTTTTTGACATAAGCGTCAAAACCTTGTTcgtcaaaaattgtattttatttttctaatgaaatccagagaaaatttttttagcatATGGTATGTGGTATTGGCGAAAAGAGATACAAGatactacatataattattttcggttttcgaacaaaccttatgccgaatatgtctaCTCAGTGTGTGAATTAAGCACAGTGTAAAATCGACCACTTGCACTAaccaaaaggaaaaaataaaatacctaCGTGTTTTTTTAcggaattacaatttttttttattcactcGATCGCGGAAATACtgtctttacaaaattttgaaactgaTAATTTGAAAATCTTAACTTGACTACCGAATTGGTCGAACAACGCGTCATCGTTTCTGTGCGATCGGTATCAAAAAAGAGACTGGGCCGCTAATCCTTGTTCCTTTTTGTTGAGGTTCGGTCTGGGTGTTGGTATGGTGAATGATGTGTAATGTGTGTTGTAAAATGCATTGTGTCAGTGTTGTGCATCTGCATAATGTTGTGTGCCAATGTGGTGTGGGGAGGCACATTTGGCCACGCAGTATATGGACATATAAAATTGCACGCATTCCGATCCTCTAGTTGATGTTTATACCCTCTATGGTTTTAATTCCTGTAAGTtgcaaaatgttcggttgcacacgAACTTAGGCGTTCCTGacttaaaacttattttaaaatgtatttaattgtaatcgaaaaaaaaatccctCGATCAATCACGAGGTCATCCTATTTagaagaaatgtaaaaaattatttcagaaaaacACGGTCAAAGACTGAATTAACGGACCGGTCTCGCCTGACCTGTgattttctatatttctttttcaattgaTTATGTTATTTATGCTACCACTCTAGGAGCAAAGTCGGGCAATGCTGAAATCATTGTTACTGCATACGATCCAAATTCGAAGCATCTCAAGGTACATCTAGTCGATTACCGAGTACtaatattatatgaaaatcGAAACACTTGAACTTCTCTGTTTTAAATATCCACGATAGACGAACTATCAACAGACTGGTGACCTCGAGAGCAGTAACATCAGGTACTGAGATTCAAAAAGAACTGAAGAGGACTTACTACGTGTAGAATTTGCTAAAGCGCATCAAAACTGGACTCCAGAACAATGGGCGATTGTATTTTGGACTTAGTCTTCAGGGTTCAGAAGGAATACGTTACATTTAGGAGAAGTCATTAAAGACCATTACCAGCCGCGATTTCATCCCAACACTCGAATTTGGGGGTGATAAAATCATTTCTTTGGCTTTCGTTTAAGTGGTGTTGGGGATCTAGTTTTAGTAGAGGGAAATATGGATGTgaatgtatactatatataaacatattagtGGGGGGGGGAGATACCTTTAGTACCATGAAAAAAgagaatttttttccaattttattatGGAAGAATAAAATCAGATCacattcgatttttttgtatattaagagGTATTATTgacctataaaataaaaactattttatgtcaaaaaaagcaaaatggcAGAAAAATCAACGATCCCGTTGATTGACATTTTTTTGCGGCCGTCAACTTCCTGACTATGCTTTTTATCTGAAACGAAAGAAGTAAATTTTTGAGTTTGAGAGACCACTTGAGTataaaattgtctataaaaTACGCTTTAGTTCAATTAAATCAGTTAAATAATTCGCTCGAAAATTTGacctgttttttatttaaaaaaaagtggtACACAATTATGGTAGTCCACCGGAAACAAAAGCGGAAAggctaaatgtgtatgtagtAAGTATGGACCTCGAACAAGAATGTGAAGATTTAGTAAATAGCGATCCCCAGAGGATTGAAGCGATGATTGCGGCCAAAGGAGGCTATACTAAACACTAAAACGGTAAAAATTACAATGTATCAAAACTGAGCAAGCACAAATAAAAAGACTGAAGTCTAATAAATCACCTTGGTTTGACCTTATTACCAGCGAAATACTAAAACAGCTTCCTCAAAACTTTATACGTAAAATTACGGCTATAATGAACACTACTATTAATCTACAATACGTATATATTTACTGGAAACAAAATTAAGATGCTTTTAGAGAAAGAATATTACAATATCTTAAAGCATACCTTTCTGACAGTTTTTTCGGTTTAAGCATGTAGATGTGTACTctgatttaaagaaaataaatgctgGTGTTCCCCAAGGTGATGTGTTAGGACCCATCCTATACCTACTATTTACCTGACGATGAAAAAAAGGTGTTACATACTGTCCACGATCTTCTATTGACAGACTGTCAGTTGAAAATGTTCTCTACGGTCGCATTGCAACCAGATTACCGCGTTTCCTCACTCAAGATAAGAAGAACAACTTTGAGATCACTCCACAAAGAGTTTTGGCATTTTTTAGGTGCAATCAGATGGAGTTCATGCGTTGTTTCAGTTCGAAACAGTGAACTTTAAAGACGAACTAACTTTGAAGATGACGAAGACTGTCCTATCAACTAGTCAGGGAATGGCCACAATTTTCTCTGTTTCTAAGTTGGCTTCCTGGAGAATTAGTTTGGCTTATTTGATTTGTCACAGGGTTATAATAAGCTGAATTATGGCGAAGACGGTCCCCTATCTTCACCGACGAATTAGGCTACGAAGAAGATTTTGCTTCGGGCGActactttttgcttcgaaactTTAAGAAGTCTCAAGCTGAGCCGAAATTTGAGTCGAATGTTTGTATGTTAAATAATTGTTAATTGGACCACTGGTATTGTTTGAATCTTTAGAACATTTTATCATCTGGACACATCACAAACTCATAAGCAGTAAAATCGATGTATATACAGTTACGGAAACAGATAACAACGGAACGTACAAGTACCGAGAAAAGCTAAATCGCAGCAAAACCTGTTTTTATCAAAGCGCGCATTACCACCGCAAATTAAATGGAAATGGTGTTGAaatgttacaaaaataaaatatttacgattAATAATGAATAATGTACTTATAATGCTATATAAAATTGCACATTGACTGCCTGATCATTCAGTTGTTGAAAGCACACTCGCAACGTAAGAAGCAACTGAGTACAGCAGATATTTTATGTATAGCAATAATGGTGGAATTCTGGGGCATATTTGTGGTATTTTCTGCTTGCGCTGCAATCCAGATATGTTAGCTCCTACAAAATTATGCCACAAAGTAATGCAATGTTTTTGCTGCGCTTTACAGCTGACTGAGTCGCGAATTCAGCACGCTTACCGTCCAACCAGCCTCAGCGACTCCGACGAATTATCGGACATATCAAATAGTATAAGCGACTCCTCGAAAGATGATTCGAGCACATTTATACAGACAAATTTGTATGAGGACACTTCGGTTACTTCTACGCGTGCAACGCAAGAGACGCAAGCAAATATAGTACCTCACGTGCAACATTCAAGAGTAAACGAATCAACCGAATCAAATGTGGAGATCACAACCCCTAGCGCAACTACGAGTACACCGAAGATACGTTTCAGCTTAAGTGAAAGACGTGAAGCATTACATGTATTAACCTACTATCTCTTGTTGGAATATTCGAAAGATTACGTTAGTAAAACAAGGAACGTCATGAAGAAACTTATTCATGAACTCGAATCGTTAACCGAGAAGAGTGACGATGTTAAAAAGCGACTAACTGAACTAAAAGCTACTCTAAAAGAATTGGAAGGCTTCGATATAGAACCCGATAACTTAGAAGAAGCCTCAGAAATTGTCACTAAACTGAATCATGAGCTTGATGAACCTGTAAATGAGCCACTAGAGGTGGTTGCCGCGCTCAGAAAAGTTGGTTGGATGGACATGCGCTACGAGCTGGGCGATGAAATGTCTGCAATTACCGATAAATTTGTCATAGCATTCAATCAGTTTGTGGATACGCTAACGCCGTGGGAGCGACTGACGGAGGCCGACTTAGTCGATCTGAACAAGCGGTTTAACGACGACACAACTGTTGACCGATGGGATTTGTTCCctgatttttggaaatatttaacAGAGAGCTATAACTAACGTAATCGGAGCTTTTATAAACGGATCTCTCTAATTTTGTATAAGATGATATTATTTGTTGACTtgtagaaattttattaaagtcttaaaaacaagttttagatacaaaaatgtcaataaattacttttatttttgtactatGCTTTGAACATAACTATTTATCTCTTGAATAACTTTTTTGACATAATGATTGGATATTGTAACGCATCGTTGAAACGATGTGTCTCGTTTACACGATGCTTGATATTGCTTTTTCGCTGAACGAGAATTTCTCGCGATTAACAAGTAGTTGGATTGCTAACAATAATTGCAGCAACATCATTAACGGTGGGTGCATTGAATCTTCGCACATGTTCAGCTGTTGGGCTACAATCAATATATGTTTGTCCTTGTATCTGTAATTGCAAACAATCATTTGTTGAAGAATAAGATGTAACTTCTGATCGTGTGCCATTGGTTATGTGTATCTTTTACCTTGCAAGGCGACATGAAGCCGCCTTCTCGAATGATATTAGACCCCAAGGGAAGTCATGCGAAAGCAGTTATTGTATCCAAGGATGTGTTGAAGAAAATGGCTGGAATCGGGATCACTTCCATCGGACAATGGTTTCAGTGGCTGTCGTGGTGTAAGTAATGGATTCAGTTTGACTTTTCCACTTGCGCAGCACAATCCAGCCGTTTTTCTTTTGAACTTTAACGCTTTGTAATATCGGCAAATAGTCGTCATTAGTCCAATATCTAAATTTTCATCATCACTGTAGTTTGCAGTGGGATCATATTGGAATGCCAAGCGATTATATGACGCCAATGATCTTCGTGTCCTCACACTTTGTCTCAATCGGGCATTTtctcttattatattttgtctTTCTTGTGCGGCGGCCGATGTTCGCACGTCGTCCTCTACGCATTTTGCACGATCCACATAATTTACAGAGCTCAACTTACCACCTTAACGACAAATGCCTGCTgttgaaattgaataaaaatttgcacaataCACGTGATTGATTTGATGGTTTCCAATTGAAATGTTAAGAAAcgaataacttatttttttttttaatttttttgccacaATTTCACAGTGGACACAATATCGGTTTGTCACATGAAATTAACTGAGCAGAGAACAATGAGTAGCTGTCAAACAATGTACCACGTACCGGCGCCATCTACTTAAAATATTGGTTTGTGGTACATGCTATGTATCACAGATGACgctgtatgtaaaaaaaagattttcccgcttttctgttgaaatttttcctgAATTTTCTTTGCTATAAACCCGACCTTTCCAACGAATGCAAGACCGTGGAAATCGGTTCGTGCGTTCTGGAGTTATAGGGTCAGAAAGGAAAACccgacttattattatatagtagatAAGGAAAATTTTCCCTCAAATATTTGCATCAATAAGTGTGCTATTTTTCTGTACAAAGCTGTAtgtaatatacaaacatataattatttgtaacaaaccttatgccgaatatatcGCTACGGTTGAGGTTTatatcttaaggtatttccatggttttgattcctgcaagttgcaagccTACTACTACTTTCaccattttttcatataatatatgtattatttcattaaaaaatatttggaaaaagatGATCATATTATTGTCTGAATTTTTTCTGGAAATTCAGCTTTTAGCAGCTGGTTTTCGCAGGGACGGCCCAAAAAGGTCTCCTCACGGTGCTGAGCATAACAGACAAAGGATTCAtctataattaaatttcaacagTTAGTAGATGAGTATAGGTCATAAGCAATCAAAGGATTtggaaagaaattaatttttggcaaagttgtaaataaaacagTATGATTTTAGAACTAATTTTTATCACACATTTCCTTGATATCAAAGTCATACTAATGTCGAGCTTTAAGACATTTTTATTGGTCACCATAAAATTCAAATGCGTAGTAAGCATTAGTATActatatacgattttttttttagcatttcttGGGCATTGTTATGTATAAATCCGTTGAGTGCCCTTAAAGATGTGAGATGGGACCAATATGGATACCTGCAGGTTTTGGCTGACAAACAGATGATATGCAAATTTACAAAGGTTAACATTAAAGAGTTGTGAAAAATATGAAGTAAATTTGTGTTAtaataatttcttaataataGTTGCAGTAAGCAGTAAATCGACCTGGTTTTTAACTATCTACAGCTGTTACAGCCAAGATTTCATAGGAAACGAATTTAAAATCGATCTATATATAGGTACTGATACAGATATTAACAGAACGTGGGAGTATATAGAACAGCTAAATCGTAGCAAAACTGGTTTTTATGAAAGCATTGCCACCGCtaattaaatgtaaatgatATAAGatcttagaaaaattaaatatttacgatGAATAAGGAAGAATGTACCGACTTATGATACTATATAAAGTTGCGATTTGATTATCTGTCTATTCAGTTGTTGAAAACACACTCGAAATTAAAGAAGCAGCTAAGGTCAGCAAAGATTATAAGTAGAGCAAACATGGTGAATTTCTGGAGCATCATTGTGGTATTTTCTGCCTGCGCAGCTTTTCAGGTACGTTAGGTCCTTGAAAATTATATCACACAAAAAACTAATGTAATGTTTAATACCTTACAGCTGGCAGAGTCGCGAGTTCAGAATGATTACCGTTCTTACAGCCTCAGCTACTCAGACGAATTAGCGGACAATAGTTTGAGATTAAGTGAGAGACGTGAAGCATTATATCTATTTACCGAAAATCTGCATATTGAGTATTCAAACGGCTACGCTAACGCCGTGGGAGCGACTGACGGAGGTCGGCTTAGTCGATCTGAACAGACGTTTCAATGAGGTCCCAGCTGATGATAAATGGGATTTGTTCGATGAGTTTTGGACATATTTCTAGTACTATATAACTATACCTAACATGATACGAACTTATATACCAAGATCTCTCTTATGCTatacttatttacattatttactgACCAACCTGTATAAAatttctcataaaattttttatatatatgttagggtgctttaaaaaaatttcttacattttttgatCAACCTTACCCCCACAAATGTTAGTGatagacaaacaaaaaatactccATCAtgccaggcgctgtagctttaatctaaggggtcgctatttttttttaagttcccgtacatttaacataggaattttcgttttttcattcaaactaagatttcaccaactaattttcgtttctcaaaataaaccataaaatttttaaagtttgaaaagtgaactttATGAATATGTTATGGTAATTTTTGAGGAACGAAAAATAGTTGGTGAAATCatagttttaatgaaaaaacgaaaatttctatggtaaatgtatgggaacctaaaaaaaaaaactagcgACCCTTTAGAAtaaagctacagcgcctggcttgagagaaaattttttgtttgtcaatcactaacatctGAGGAggtaaaagtagaaaaaaagatttaaaaaaattttttgaagcagcCTAATATTCATATTACTTTAATAAAATCTTTGAACTTTAACGTTGCAATGAAAATGACTTacatctaattaatttttaatttcccaCTTACAAGGAAGCGTAGCGTCACGAATGAATAGTATATGATTAATGAATGTTGCTGCAGTGCATCTGTTTACTTCAGCCACTACAATATGTCATGAAACCTATGaatggcgatgagtcttggatctctGCTTAAGACGTGGCAACAGAAAATACAACGATGAATGTCGTGTCATAGTTGAACGCTCTCTATTAAGCGGAAAACtttattaactggacagaaaggatggtaatatataaatatatatactagaggacctgtccacgcttcactgtggctgatacatagataatactactactacatgatttctattagttgcattataattattagttaatgagatatagcatttgaagcaacttgtgttagtttacaaaaaaatgaatcatagagcatttcgtgtgttaataaagcatgaATTTTTGGGGGAAAtgctgttgaatttgggctcagggaaatccaccgatgaaaagatatttgctaagtttaaagaggcgaaagctttGCGCAAAGTGGGTGCTTCGCAAGTTcgtaatccaacaaaaacaacgaataactgattctgagaagtgtttgagtgctctttagtcgtaataaaaccgagtttttgcgtcggtgtgtgataatagaaacatagcttCATCATTTCCCACCGAAGTCTGCACATGATAAACCGTTTCTccggcgtggaaagacgaaaaggtCCGCTGCAAAGGTTACGacatcagttttttgggatgcacgtggtataatattataatattgtataagtaTACATAACCGGCTTGACAAGCTGAGTCGGATTTgtcatgtccatctgtctgtctgtccattcTTTCGCCCATCTGACTGCATATACTTGAACTAGACCGTCAGGAATCGGTTGTATGAGAGATTgctattgcatatacatacatacatagctgtcatacaaactgagttatcaaaatcaagttctgttaagaatttttgttttatttgtgaaaggttATCGGTGCAATCGAAATTAATGTTTAAGGATGGAAACGAGTTATCTGTGGTTgtccataaataaaaaaaaataattacatatttctGATTTCACAGTATGGATTTAGCGGTTTATTGCAATACTgagtattttcataaaataagaaCTTTATATTATTTGCGCTAAAAAGATTAATTATTGACTTAGTAATTGTaggaatttatatatgtacataggagGGCGGTTCGAAAAGCACGTAGCCTCACCATTCGATGGCACGATTAACGACATTTGTCCATACACATCAGTTAGTTAGGTAAGAGAGCGGTTTATGAGGCTCTGAGGAACTGAGGGGCTGTTTCGTATGTACACACTCATCAtttacataggtacatatactTTTACGGGGTTTCAGACGTTTGTTTcttggtgttacaaac belongs to Bactrocera dorsalis isolate Fly_Bdor chromosome 1, ASM2337382v1, whole genome shotgun sequence and includes:
- the LOC105232377 gene encoding uncharacterized protein LOC105232377 isoform X2; this encodes MVEFWGIFVVFSACAAIQLTESRIQHAYRPTSLSDSDELSDISNSISDSSKDDSGSFIQANMYEDISVTSTRATQETQANTVPHVEHSTVNESTESNVEITTPSATTRKIRLSLVERREALTELTGNLIATYRKNYVGKPRDILKKLILELEASRAKSDDVKERLIELNNTLKELTAFNIESDDLEEAVDIVHELIDELDYPEDEPPQVIAALRKVGWLDMRYELDDETLAITDKFGKAFNKFVATLTPWERLTEAGLVDLNRRFNEVPTDDKWDLFTEFWTYVTESYN
- the LOC105232377 gene encoding uncharacterized protein LOC105232377 isoform X1 — protein: MVEFWGIFVVFSACAAIQLTESRIQHAYRPTSLSDSDELSDISNSISDSSKDDSSTFIQTNLYEDTSVTSTRATQETQANIVPHVQHSRVNESTESNVEITTPSATTSTPKIRFSLSERREALHVLTYYLLLEYSKDYVSKTRNVMKKLIHELESLTEKSDDVKKRLTELKATLKELEGFDIEPDNLEEASEIVTKLNHELDEPVNEPLEVVAALRKVGWMDMRYELGDEMSAITDKFVIAFNQFVDTLTPWERLTEADLVDLNKRFNDDTTVDRWDLFPDFWKYLTESYN